The genomic segment ATGCTTCGGAATCTTGTTTCAGGCGGATATCCGGTGATGGGATATGACATTGATCCTGCCCAGATAGCCGCCGGTGTTGAAATGGGCGCAGAAGGGTGCAATGATCCAGCCGAACTGGTGGAAAAGGCCGAGGTGATCCTGCTGTCACTGCCCAATTCTCACGTGGTGAACGAAGTCGCCAAAAGCGTCCTGAAGCTGTTTGACAAAGCGAACCGGGGACTGGTCCTGATCGACACGACCACGGCGGACCCGCTCATGTCCGCCGAGCTGGCGGCCAGGCTCAGGGAAAAGGGAATTGAAATGCTGGACGCCACCATCAGCGGGACCAGTAAGATGTGCGCCCAAAAGGATATCACCTTTATGGTCGGCGGCAGCCGGGATGTTTATAAAGAGTGCGAGCCGATATTCACCGCCATGGGAGACAGGAGCTATTACCTCGGCAAAAACGGGTCCGGCGCAATGATGAAGCTGATTGTCAATCTGGTCCTGGGGCTGAATCGGATGGTTCTGGCCGAGGGGCTGTCACTGGGGAAAAAGGCCGGCATGGATGCGAAAGTTCTGCTGGAGGTACTTAAAAATTCAGCGGCCTATTCACGGGCGATGGATATGAAAGGCGCCAAAATGATCGAACAGGATTTTTTGCCGCCCGAGGGGAAGCTGGCCTTTCATCTCAAGGATGTGCGTCTGATCCTGGATCTGGCAAGCCGTTTGAACTTTCCGCTGCCCCTAAGCAGCCTGCACGCCCAGGCGCTGACATCCCAGGTGGCGCGGGACAGGGGCGAATGGGACAATTCAGCTATTATCGCATTTTACAATGATCTGGCGAATATCTGATCAGATAATCAATTTGATAATCATAATGACAATGATCAGAATAAAAAACCTTCGAATCCAGACGTTGCCGAGTCGGTCGGAGTAATGCGCGCCGATAAATGAGCCGATAAAGCTGCCCGCGAACAGGACAGCGCCGATGGAATAGTCAATGGCCCCGTTCAGTGCAAAAACCACCGCGGCCATGATGTTCATGAACAACCCGGCTATTTTAAATGTTCCGGCGCTTTCCAGAAATGTCCGCTTGAACCACAGCAAAACAATGTAAAAGAGAAACGTGCCTGCCATCGCGCCGTAAAACCCGGCGTATATTCCCACGAAAAAGGTCATCAGGGCGCCGATGAGATAGTCGCTCGTTTTGACGGTTTCCCGCGTTTTTTCGATGCCGATGCCGGGCTTCAGGATCATAAAGACCACCATCAGGACCGTCAGCCCGGCAATGACGAGCTTTAAGACGGCCGCATCGATTTGCAGAACGATTTTTGCACCCAGAAAAGAACCCGTCAGGGCCGGGAGGGCCATTGCAATACCAATCCGGTAATTGACCAGCCCTTTCTGATGAAACTTGTACCATCCGGCCATGATCAGTCCGATGACGCCCACCCGGTCCGTTACCAGGGCTGTGTGCGGCGGCAGGCCCATGAGGATCAGCAGGGGGATGATAATCAGGCTGGACCCGCCGATCAGGGTGCCGTAAAGACTGGCTGCGAAGCAGGCCAGAAAAAGAATGATAAGATTAAATGGTTCCATGTAGACAGATCTTTCGACTGAGCGCAGAATATCAAAAAATGCCCGATGTCAATCGGCTATCCCGGGTATTTCAAGAGTTGTCGCCGGAGCATATCCAAAACAATGCTGGTAATCCGGATGCGCGCGAATTTTGAAAATCCTCCCAGGCGAATGTGTTCTGCGGCGGCCCGGGACGGAAGATGCAGGCCGACATAGGTATTTCCGGTCTGTTTGCTGTAGGGGCCGACATCCGGATCCTCATCTCCGATAACGGCAACGCCGATATCGCTTTGGGCTTTTTGGCAAATCCGTTTTGCAAGCATTTGGGCGCCTTCACGGGATAAAAGCGGCTGTTGGCCGGTATCGCCGGGTAGCACGGTTAATATTCCGTCGGTTGCGGTGCCCAGAGAAAATGACAGGACGCTGAAGCCGCCGGGAACGGATGTAAGCCGGCGCACCAACTCCCCACCGGTATTGGTTTCAAGGATTGCGATTTTCAGACCGTGTTTTAAGAGTAAATTTACATCGATCGCCTCAATGGTTTCATCATCCATGCCGTAAATCATATCCCCCAGACGGTCTCTGACCTTTGTTTCCATCCCGTTCAGCAGCAGGTCCACTTCTGCGGGGGTGTCGGCCTTTGCGGAAATCCGGATGTCCACCGCGCCAAGGTGAGCGGCAAGACCGACGGTGGGGTTGTCGGATTCCTCCAGATCGGAAATCAGCCGGTCAATATTGCTTTCTCCGATGCCGGCGGTTTTCAGCACCCGGGTTTTGATGAGGGTATTAATGCCGAATTGCTGTTGCAAAAATGGCAGCACGGTGTTTTCGGTGAGATGCTTAAGTTCATGGGGAACCCCCGGCAGGGACATGACAAACTTGCCCTGATGGTTGACGATAAATCCCGGGGCCGTACCCACGGGATTTTCGATGGGGATTGCATTCGTGGGAATAAAAGCCTGGCGCTTGTTGTTTTCGCCAAGCGCCATACCCCGTTTGTTAAAGAATTCCTCAATGTATTTCAGCAGGTCGTGGTCCAGGGCCAATTTGCGCCCGGTGGCAGCCGCAACTGCGTCACGGGTTTTATCGTCCACTGTGGGCCCCAGTCCGCCGGAGGTGATCACGACATCCGAGCGGGTAAAAGCATTCTGAATGGCCTCAGCAATGCGGTTTTCATTGTCGCCGATGGTTGTCTTGCGGTAAAGGTCAAAACCGATTTGGGCCAGTTTGCGGGCCAGATACGATGCGTTGGTGTCCACAATCTGTCCGAGCAGCAGCTCCGTGCCGATCATGATGATTTCAGCTTTCATGTTACGCAATCCTTTATGTTGAGATGATTTTTAAACGACCTCGACCATACAACTCCCCGGACAGAATATCAACAACTCTGATTATTTGAGGGGTCGAGGAGTTTTCAAATGTTGTCTTGATCGCCAGGGGATAGCCCCCAGCCCCCGTGGGAGCCGTAACCAAAGGTTACGATGCCCTGCACACGCCCCCAACCTTTGCGTTAACCGGCAACAGGCAGAGACGATCATCCTCGCCGTGGGAATCAATCTTTTGGGGGTGGTTCAATGGAACTTGAGCGGGATCGCTGCCGTGCGGTAATGCTTCGATAGGATGGGTACGGCCCTCACGGGGGCTGGGGGCTATCCCCTGGCGGTCCGCCGACAAACGGTGAAGTGACAATGGCTCACCCCCTATGCATTTTAATGAAACTCCCGACCCCTCAATTATTTAGTGTCCGGTCGTTTTTGGTAAAAATTACGGAATAAAAAGCTTGATATTTTAGGTGTTGTTATATAAATTTTAACGCTTATTGTAATGATCATGATTTTAATCCAATCGGTCTTGCGAGGCCCCTGCCGGATTGATTTCATGGCGAAACAATTTCTATCGAAATGGAAACAAGATCCCTCGGAAATACCGACGTCAACGTTCCTGCTGTGGGCATGGGAACATTCCAGACCTTTGATGCGTCCGGCCGTCGGTCTGAAAAACATTGCCGCCGAATCGTCGATACAGCCCTTTCAGTGGGAACCACCCTGTTTGATTCTTCGCCGATGTACGGAGAATCCGAGCGGGTGCTGGCCCAGGCGGTCCAGGGAAAACGGCGACAGGCGGCCATCGCCACCAAGGTCTGGAGCAGTTCAGTTTCCGAAGGCAGACGGCAGATCGACCAGG from the Desulfobacterales bacterium genome contains:
- a CDS encoding NAD(P)-dependent oxidoreductase, whose protein sequence is MKKVKNIGFVGLGLMGKGMLRNLVSGGYPVMGYDIDPAQIAAGVEMGAEGCNDPAELVEKAEVILLSLPNSHVVNEVAKSVLKLFDKANRGLVLIDTTTADPLMSAELAARLREKGIEMLDATISGTSKMCAQKDITFMVGGSRDVYKECEPIFTAMGDRSYYLGKNGSGAMMKLIVNLVLGLNRMVLAEGLSLGKKAGMDAKVLLEVLKNSAAYSRAMDMKGAKMIEQDFLPPEGKLAFHLKDVRLILDLASRLNFPLPLSSLHAQALTSQVARDRGEWDNSAIIAFYNDLANI
- a CDS encoding CinA family nicotinamide mononucleotide deamidase-related protein, with amino-acid sequence MKAEIIMIGTELLLGQIVDTNASYLARKLAQIGFDLYRKTTIGDNENRIAEAIQNAFTRSDVVITSGGLGPTVDDKTRDAVAAATGRKLALDHDLLKYIEEFFNKRGMALGENNKRQAFIPTNAIPIENPVGTAPGFIVNHQGKFVMSLPGVPHELKHLTENTVLPFLQQQFGINTLIKTRVLKTAGIGESNIDRLISDLEESDNPTVGLAAHLGAVDIRISAKADTPAEVDLLLNGMETKVRDRLGDMIYGMDDETIEAIDVNLLLKHGLKIAILETNTGGELVRRLTSVPGGFSVLSFSLGTATDGILTVLPGDTGQQPLLSREGAQMLAKRICQKAQSDIGVAVIGDEDPDVGPYSKQTGNTYVGLHLPSRAAAEHIRLGGFSKFARIRITSIVLDMLRRQLLKYPG
- a CDS encoding sulfite exporter TauE/SafE family protein, which encodes MEPFNLIILFLACFAASLYGTLIGGSSLIIIPLLILMGLPPHTALVTDRVGVIGLIMAGWYKFHQKGLVNYRIGIAMALPALTGSFLGAKIVLQIDAAVLKLVIAGLTVLMVVFMILKPGIGIEKTRETVKTSDYLIGALMTFFVGIYAGFYGAMAGTFLFYIVLLWFKRTFLESAGTFKIAGLFMNIMAAVVFALNGAIDYSIGAVLFAGSFIGSFIGAHYSDRLGNVWIRRFFILIIVIMIIKLII